AAATCTGTCAATACAGAGTAAATATCAAATCAAAGGCTGCATATGCGGATGGGAGTTATACATCATATACTTATGATTCAATGGACCGGCTTATCACCATCACTGTCCTGCTCGACTTTTTCGGAACAACTATTTCGAGTTTAAAGTTAGTCCCACCAGATTTTCAAGTTTATAATAATTAGCCGGGATATCATATCCCAGCGCCTCATGCGGCCTATAGGTATTGTATTTTATCCTGTAGG
Above is a window of Nitrospirota bacterium DNA encoding:
- a CDS encoding RHS repeat protein, whose translation is MCQYRVNIKSKAAYADGSYTSYTYDSMDRLITITVLLDFFGTTISSLKLVPPDFQVYNN